In the Paenibacillus sp. FSL H7-0357 genome, one interval contains:
- a CDS encoding DUF6157 family protein, translating into MFIIFAWVCGVDYYRRKAGLIPEERISRKDEIWGALFSKSHPCLRASMLPKRYGWGVHFNAEGKIALYAKESPEYDHFTSHEDAGVKLLNAMRSKRSLEGRKKFVQDNRRDYAEYLACGAERNAGGLGAAFGSGLHETGEFG; encoded by the coding sequence GTGGAGTGGATTATTATAGAAGAAAAGCAGGTTTGATTCCAGAAGAGCGGATCAGCAGAAAGGACGAAATATGGGGAGCGTTGTTCTCCAAAAGCCACCCCTGCCTGCGGGCCTCGATGCTGCCCAAACGGTACGGCTGGGGCGTGCACTTTAATGCTGAGGGCAAAATTGCCCTGTATGCCAAGGAATCACCTGAATATGATCACTTTACGTCACATGAGGATGCAGGCGTAAAGCTGCTGAATGCGATGCGCAGCAAACGCAGCTTAGAAGGGAGGAAAAAGTTTGTACAAGACAATAGAAGAGATTACGCTGAATACCTGGCCTGCGGAGCAGAGCGTAATGCTGGAGGGCTGGGTGCTGCGTTCGGCAGCGGGCTACACGAAACGGGCGAATTCGGTTAA
- a CDS encoding GNAT family N-acetyltransferase: MYKTIEEITLNTWPAEQSVMLEGWVLRSAAGYTKRANSVNPLYGPEEQDAGLGMLRKIRLAEQYYEDAGLNPVFKITPYARPAGLDKELESQGYGLVEPSSVRVLDLQDLPELRNVYTLQIRGELTEEWLKVFADLTGLSSGNRETLRRMLTASCLKQGYALLLRDGLPAACGLGVIQHGYIGLYDIVTAPAHRRQGMAEQLILGLLHWSRSEGASASFLQVVQANKGASALYDKLGYKEIYQYWYRVKIRE; the protein is encoded by the coding sequence TTGTACAAGACAATAGAAGAGATTACGCTGAATACCTGGCCTGCGGAGCAGAGCGTAATGCTGGAGGGCTGGGTGCTGCGTTCGGCAGCGGGCTACACGAAACGGGCGAATTCGGTTAATCCGCTCTACGGCCCGGAGGAACAGGATGCCGGACTTGGAATGTTGCGGAAGATCCGGCTTGCAGAACAATATTATGAGGATGCAGGACTGAATCCCGTATTCAAAATCACTCCGTATGCCCGGCCTGCCGGTCTGGATAAGGAACTGGAGTCGCAGGGATATGGCCTCGTCGAGCCGTCATCCGTCCGTGTTCTTGACCTCCAGGACCTGCCTGAATTACGCAATGTCTATACGCTGCAGATCCGCGGCGAGCTGACAGAGGAGTGGCTGAAGGTCTTCGCTGATTTAACCGGGTTGTCCTCCGGGAACCGGGAGACGCTGCGCCGAATGCTGACCGCTTCCTGTTTGAAGCAAGGTTACGCTCTCTTGCTCAGGGATGGTCTTCCGGCTGCCTGCGGGCTTGGGGTAATCCAGCATGGGTACATAGGGCTGTATGATATCGTCACAGCCCCGGCTCACCGCAGACAAGGGATGGCGGAGCAATTGATTCTTGGACTGCTCCACTGGTCCAGGTCCGAGGGCGCCTCAGCCTCTTTTTTGCAGGTGGTACAGGCGAATAAGGGCGCTTCGGCCCTATATGACAAGCTGGGCTACAAGGAGATTTATCAATATTGGTACAGGGTCAAAATCCGGGAATAG